Proteins encoded together in one Eubalaena glacialis isolate mEubGla1 chromosome 7, mEubGla1.1.hap2.+ XY, whole genome shotgun sequence window:
- the RTP3 gene encoding receptor-transporting protein 3, which translates to MRQDMEVWKQVFQELIREVKPWHTWKLTLDKSLLPNILKPGWTQYQQWTFARFQCSSCSRNWASAQVQVLFHMHWSEGESRGQVKMRVFAQRCQKCSQPSFEVPEFTEENISRILNNLVLRILKKCYREGFTLVEIPVIKEISLEGPHDSDNCEACLQGFCVQSESGLAMWSPTSPLPPTISSPILGNTIEIPSPTRSSTGGDTVKKKKVLPRQSFPETTPAESLPTSWSPRANINFQAERRDQNSFNNCTFYSHTAQHTRILGMSCSFLILIIIIVIVVKTTI; encoded by the exons ATGCGTCAGGACATGGAGGTGTGGAAGCAGGTGTTCCAGGAATTAATCCGGGAGGTGAAACCATGGCACACATGGAAACTGACACTAGACAAAAGCCTTCTTCCTAACATCCTGAAGCCAGGGTGGACACAATACCAGCAGTGGACCTTCGCCAG GTTCCAGTGCTCCTCATGCTCTCGAAATTGGGCCTCTGCCCAAGTTCAGGTCCTTTTCCACATGCACTGGAGTGAGGGGGAATCCAGGGGCCAGGTGAAGATGAGGGTCTTTGCCCAGAGATGTCAGAAGTGCTCCCAGCCTTCGTTTGAGGTTCCCGAGTTCACAGAAGAGAACATCTCAAGGATCCTGAACAACCTGGTGTTGCGAATTCTGAAGAAATGCTATAGAGAAGGATTTACGTTGGTGGAGATTCCTGTGATCAAGGAAATCTCTCTTGAAGGGCCACATGACAGTGACAATTGCGAGGCATGTCTGCAGGGCTTTTGTGTGCAGAGTGAGTCAGGTCTGGCCATGTGGTCACCAACATCCCCATTACCTCCCACAATAAGCTCACCCATCCTCGGGAACACCATCGAAATACCTTCTCCCACGAGGAGTAGCACCGGAGGGGatacagtgaagaaaaagaaggtaTTACCCAGACAGTCGTTTCCTGAGACCACACCAGCTGAGAGCCTCCCCACTTCCTGGAGCCCGAGAGCAAACATCAActttcaggcagagagaagagaccaGAACTCCTTCAACAATTGCACTTTCTATTCCCACACAGCCCAGCATACCAGGATCTTAGGCATGAGCTGCAGCTTTCTCATCCTAATAATCATCATTGTAATTGTGGTGAAAACCACTATCTGA